GAATTACCTGGTTTAATAGCCGAGCAAGAAAATATTTGTGGATTAATTCTCAAAGCGCAAGCGAACTTCAAGAAAACACCAAAAGCGAGATTAACAAGAGGGTACATCAAGACGCGAAAAGAATCCATAGAACAATATTTTAGTCAGTTCGTAGAAAACAATCGAGCCTTGATAAAAATATCAACATCGTCAGACAAAGCGAAGTACGAATATTTCAAAGACGATGTATATTCAGCATGCGAGGAAATGTTCCTAGATTTGAAAGCAGAGATGACAGATAGGCTTGAAGGTTCGACGACGGGTTGTACGAGCAGCATTAATCCAACACCAAGCACAAGCAGGGACGACGTGAAGCTACCGAAAATAGATATAGCGATATAGCGAAGTTTACCGGTAACTATCAAGATTGGACTTCGTTTTACGACATGTTTACGTCACTCATCCACAACAAACAGAACTTGAGCAGCGTCCAAAAGATGCATTATTTAAAAAGCTACTTGTCTGGAGAACCTGCTCAACTGTTGGATCATCTAGCCGTCACTGAAACAAACTACGAATTGGCATGGCTCACGCTGCAGAACAGGTACAACAACAAGAGAGTTATAGTTAATTCCATCTTGAGCAAGTTGATGAATCAAAAGAAAATTCACACGGGCACTGCTAAAGCGATTCGAGAGATATTAGATACAACTATGGAGTGTCTTAATAAGCTGAAAGTACAAAACATTAATACAAGTTCATGGGATACACTTATTATACACATCATTGTTGAGAAGTTAGACGCCGAGACACATAAAGAGTGGGAGGAAGAAGCAAGTAACCTGAACCTCACAGAGTTACCTACAATGATCATGTTCAACAAGTTTTTAGCAAAGAGATTCCGAGTTTTAGAGATGATACAACCTAGCCAAACAACGAACATGAACATGAAGAGTACCTACCGAAGCACCCAGAGAGAACCTAACGTCACTGTCGAGTCTAAGTCATTTCACGTGTCACCAGCCATCAAGTGTGGTTTTTGCAAGCTAAACCATCATTTGAACCAATGCAAAGAGTTCCAAGAGCTAACACTAGAAAAGAAAACAGAGTTCATTCAAAACCAACAACTCTGCTTTAACTGCCTAATCTATGGTCATGCTGTCCGCTTCTGTAAGAGCAAGTTTTCATGTCAAAAGTGCGGAAGAAGACATCACACACTGTTGCACAACAATACGTACCAATCCAAAGAGAAAGAGCACAAAGAAGAAACAAAACAAGAGAGAGAAAGCAAAGATTTCAAGCGAGAGAGAGAATCTAAACAAGAACCAAAGCAAGACATGAAAAATAAGAGAGAGATAGTTGCCCACCTAACAACAGGAAGCATGACAGGATTGTTATCTACAGCACAAATTAACGTGACGAACCATCAAGGAAGAGAATTCGTACTAAGAGCCTTGTTGGATCCATGTTCTCAAGAGTCTTTCCTGAACGAGTCTGCAGCTCAAACTATGGGACTAAAGAGAAAACGTGTTATCGGAAACGTATCGGGTCTTGGTCAAATGAGCACACCCATCCGATTTGCTGCAGATATCGAGATTTCATCACGTCATAATCCTGAAAAGAAAATGAGTATAACAACCTACATAGTAAAGCGGGTCACAAACATCATGCCTTCAGAGAAACTAACCATCGACAACTGGGTTCACCTAAGAGACTTACAACTAGCTGATCCGACTTACCACCAACCAAGTTCTATAGATATTCTATTGGGAGTAGAAGTTTACAACGAGATGATACAGCCTGGTCTCATCAAAGGCGTTCCAGGCTCTCCCATAGCTTTACAAACACATTTGGGATGGATAATATCAGGAAAAGTCAGAGTCGGAACAGAACAAGAGCGAGAAGAGAAACCATTCATTAGTATGCATTTAAATGTCGAGTTGAACCATATGCTAAAGAGATTCTGGGAGCTAGAGACAATAGATGAAGAGAAACACAAGCTAACAGCAGAAGAGATCAAAGTAGAAGAAATATACGAGAAAACTACCACTAGAGACGACGACGGACGTTACATAGTAGATCTGCCAATGAGACATGACCCACCAGTTCTACCATCTAACAGCCGAGAGATTGCACTAAAACGCTGGAAGTCTACAGAGAACAGACTTAAGAGTAAACCACACCTATTAGAAGAATACAACAAAGTTCTCGAAGAGTACATGACGCTAAACCACATGAAGAAAATAGAAAACATAGATGAAGAAAATGGCGTGTGGCTACCTCAATTTGCTGTAATTAAAATGGAGCGAGAAACTAGCAAATTAAGGATAGTTTATGATGCTTCATGCAAGGGAAGCAACGGGATATCCCTAAATGACGAGTTGCTAATCGGACCCCCTTTGCTAGAAGATTTAAGAGCCATTCTCATTAGATGGAGAACATACAAGATAGCCTTTGTCGCCGACGTAGAGAAGATGTATAGACAGATACGAGTAAAAGATCAACACACGAATTACCAGAGAATTGTATGGAGACCAGATCCAAAGGGACCCATTGAAGACTTCAAACTCTTAACTGTTACATTTGGAACATCCTGTGCGCCTTATCTCGCAATAAAAACTTTGAGGCAAACAGCAAAAGATGAAGGAGCTGACTATCCAAAAGCTCAGAAGATGATATTAAGAGATTTCTATATGGATGATTTGCTCTCCGGTACAGACGAAGAAAAAGAGGCTATAGAAATTCAAAAACAAGTTACTCAAATTTTAAGTTCCGGAGGATTCCCACTAAAGAAATGGTGTTCGAATAGCGAAGAGTTTATGACAGCATTAGACAAACAAGAAAAGAGAGAAGAAACACAGACAGTCGAAATAAAACGCAAAGAGAGCGTAAAAACATTAGGTATAACATGGGAAGTTAAGAAAGACAAGTTACTCATACCTAATCATATCAAAGATGTAGAAGACACACCTATGACTAAAAGAAGCGTTTTATCTGAGATAGCGTCAATATTCGATCCAATGGGATGGATCGCTCCAAGCGTCATACTAGCAAAAATATTTATGCAAGTTTTGTGGAAGAAAGGCATTTCGTGGGATGAAGAACTTCCGGCAGAACTACAAAAAGAGTGGCTGCAGTATAAGAGAGAACTACCAGCCTTGAAAGAAGTCAGCTTAGATCGATGGATGCACACTACGAGTAAATCAACTCTTGAACTGCATGGATATGCAGACGCTTCAGCATTAGCTTATGCAGCAGTCATTTACTCGAGAGTTATAAACGAAGAAGGAGAAATCAGAGTATCCCTCGTGACAGCAAAAACAAAAGTCTCGCCGATTCGGAAAGTTTCCTTGCCGCGATTGGAGCTACTGGCTGCTACATTATTGAGTAAACTTCTGAAACAAGTAGCTGATACACTAGAAGTTCATCTTGACAACGTATACGCTTATTCAGATAGTCAAGTGACTTTGGCTTGGATACATGGAGATCCAATGAAATGGAAGCCTTTTGTAAAGAATAGAGTCTCAGAAATCACAGAGATACTCGATGCTAATCACTGGTTCTACGTAAACACTAAGCAGAATCCTGCTGATCCTGCTTCAAGAGGAGTGAAGCCTTCGAAACTTATGTCTACAGAGATATGGTGGAACGGACCTGAAATACTGAAAGAGAAAGAAATACGATTAGAAAAAGGAACTCCACTAGACACAGCAATAGAAAAGAGAAAGAATATAGTAACGATGGTAGTAACAAATGAGAATGAGGAACAACTTACCTTATTGAAGAAGTTTTCGTCACTGGAGAAACTTACCCGTGTTATTGCATACTGCAGACGCTGGCTAAGAGTTATAGATAGAGAGAAAAGTAACTTACCTTCTTACCTGACGTACGAAGAAAGAAACGATGCACTTACAATATGTATAAGGATGTCACAAGAAGTGGAATTTTCAGAAGAGATAGAAGACCTGAAAGAAAACAGAAACTTGAAATCTAAGAGTAACCTTCTAGCTCTATCCCCTTTCCTTGACGACAAGAATGTTCTAAGAGTCGGTGGTCGATTGAAACACGCAGATATGGAATTCATACGAAAACACCCGATCATCATTTCGAAGAACAATGTACTACTACCGTTAATATTGAGAGAAGCCCATGCCAAAACACT
The Cydia splendana chromosome 8, ilCydSple1.2, whole genome shotgun sequence genome window above contains:
- the LOC134793082 gene encoding uncharacterized protein LOC134793082, translated to MFTSLIHNKQNLSSVQKMHYLKSYLSGEPAQLLDHLAVTETNYELAWLTLQNRYNNKRVIVNSILSKLMNQKKIHTGTAKAIREILDTTMECLNKLKVQNINTSSWDTLIIHIIVEKLDAETHKEWEEEASNLNLTELPTMIMFNKFLAKRFRVLEMIQPSQTTNMNMKSTYRSTQREPNVTVESKSFHVSPAIKCGFCKLNHHLNQCKEFQELTLEKKTEFIQNQQLCFNCLIYGHAVRFCKSKFSCQKCGRRHHTLLHNNTYQSKEKEHKEETKQERESKDFKRERESKQEPKQDMKNKREIVAHLTTGSMTGLLSTAQINVTNHQGREFVLRALLDPCSQESFLNESAAQTMGLKRKRVIGNVSGLGQMSTPIRFAADIEISSRHNPEKKMSITTYIVKRVTNIMPSEKLTIDNWVHLRDLQLADPTYHQPSSIDILLGVEVYNEMIQPGLIKGVPGSPIALQTHLGWIISGKVRVGTEQEREEKPFISMHLNVELNHMLKRFWELETIDEEKHKLTAEEIKVEEIYEKTTTRDDDGRYIVDLPMRHDPPVLPSNSREIALKRWKSTENRLKSKPHLLEEYNKVLEEYMTLNHMKKIENIDEENGVWLPQFAVIKMERETSKLRIVYDASCKGSNGISLNDELLIGPPLLEDLRAILIRWRTYKIAFVADVEKMYRQIRVKDQHTNYQRIVWRPDPKGPIEDFKLLTVTFGTSCAPYLAIKTLRQTAKDEGADYPKAQKMILRDFYMDDLLSGTDEEKEAIEIQKQVTQILSSGGFPLKKWCSNSEEFMTALDKQEKREETQTVEIKRKESVKTLGITWEVKKDKLLIPNHIKDVEDTPMTKRSVLSEIASIFDPMGWIAPSVILAKIFMQVLWKKGISWDEELPAELQKEWLQYKRELPALKEVSLDRWMHTTSKSTLELHGYADASALAYAAVIYSRVINEEGEIRVSLVTAKTKVSPIRKVSLPRLELLAATLLSKLLKQVADTLEVHLDNVYAYSDSQVTLAWIHGDPMKWKPFVKNRVSEITEILDANHWFYVNTKQNPADPASRGVKPSKLMSTEIWWNGPEILKEKEIRLEKGTPLDTAIEKRKNIVTMVVTNENEEQLTLLKKFSSLEKLTRVIAYCRRWLRVIDREKSNLPSYLTYEERNDALTICIRMSQEVEFSEEIEDLKENRNLKSKSNLLALSPFLDDKNVLRVGGRLKHADMEFIRKHPIIISKNNIEKGRNGNISLQALPILADYGRQVSSRPNTT